The nucleotide sequence CAACACCAGAGCACATCGTTCAGCTCCCCGTCAGAAATATGTCTGTTACTGCACTCGCTGAGAGTGAGACTGCTCCTGTCgcacagcagcatcaacaacaagcttAACAGCTCCAGCCTCAGGTCAGCACAGGTAGCCCACCTGAGCGCATCAATTTCACCAGTCCACCCCACTACTACCCGCCCGCCTACCCGCCATCCATTCAGAGGCCATCCAGTTCTTCAGCAAGCGGCCCAGGAAGGCTGTCTCCCTATACCACAGGACCTGGAATCTAGAGTCTCAAAATTCCCAATCCCACCTCTCCGACAAGCTCTTATCCTCCGCAACATACCCTTCGTTGAGAACTGCTGCCATCAATCTTATTACGGACTAGAGGAcacgcaaaaaaaaaacaaaaaaaacaaaaaaagatTATCAGCTACCAAGAGCGAACACCGAATCCACTTCTCAAAACATCACTACGATCGAAACgacaccttcttctcctgcgaTCTCACCCGTCAGTAGACAACCACAACAGGGGTAGTATATACATTACGCTACATGTAATTCGACGCATCCAACACGCTCTCTTAACAGAGGCGCGACCAGAAACTTTGGACGATCCACGAATCACCATCAGAAAGTCACCTTTCTCCCTTCGCCTCTACCCCCACCAGGAAAGAAATCCTCTACAAAAGACGACTAGGCCAAGAAAAGCGTTACATTCTTCCCTCCCTAACCGGAAAACATCAACATGATGGCTTCCTGCTGAGTTGATACCATCCATTCAATTCCTAGCATTCACGCCCCCTCTCCTTTCGCCTCTCCTGAGCAAGCCGATCAAGAGGTATTCGAAACCGAGGCTACACGCCGTCACCAACCTGAGTTTGCTCACAGTGTTACATTGTCTCTCCTCGGGGAACCTTTGACTCTGGCTGGGATCGCGGCGCTGGTCGTGTTCTCAACTTGCCTGGTCTCACCAGCCACTGACACTTACCTATCTCTTTTGCAATCAGGACATCTCAATCTTTGACAAGTgacacatcacatcacatcacaaaGCAGCAGGTACAATGGATACAAAACAATAAAGGTTCCTTTCATTAACTATCAAAACACGTACCAAAAAGCCGAAGTCATACCGCAGTGCTAAAACAACACGTGTGTGCCAAAGAACAAAACGTCCCGCCTGCAATCCATATTTCTCCCACGCCCTCTACCATTTAGTCATGTactcatcaacctcacccctctgacctcctcaatctcctcctctcaaccctctcctccctcgacctcctccgaCTCTTtttcctcccacccccatcagtCCTAACACTCCCAGTCCCAGCACTCCTAGTCCCAGATctactcctcccccttcccctcctcctcttcccctggTTCAGCAAGCCACGTTCCTACTCCAACCCCCTAAACCTCCTATTAAACTCCTCTACCGCCACGGCCACCATCCTATAAATAAACGTCCTCCCACTCTCTTCCCCAATAGGAATGAACGGCCCGTTcgtcccccccctcaacgtCAAGCTCAGCCCCGTCCTCTCCTTGGCAATAGTCTGAATATCCTTCAACGGCACATCCCACTCCGTCTGCAACCTCCGGCTTCTAATCAGCAAAATCCTCGAGTACGTCACCATAACCACCATGTCCTCCGTCGGGAGCTCCAGGTGGGCAATGTACTGCTCGTCAAAATACTTTCCATTGTCCACTTGCTTCAGCCATGACTGACCAAGCGCTTCCCGTTGGCTGTAGGGGCGGACGATACCGTCTGCGGGAATGTAACGGGGTAGACGGACACGATCGAGTTCCGAGCCGTCAAACACGGTCGTGGTGTTGCGTACGCCTTCAGATATGTTCGACGCAAAATCCAAGACGCCAATGGCTGGTTTGGTGGCTAGACCAACGACACCCTTCCCGATACCCTTGAAGAAACCCAGCGCACCTTCTTGCTCCGCACCCTCAAGTGGCTTCCTCGCCAGACCTCCCACACCTGAAGCAACAGAGGTGAACAGGCTGTTAGCGCCCGCAGTGACGCCGTAAATGGCGTGCTTTGGCCGGTTGCGAGCACGAGTAATGCGTCGCCTGTCCTGGAACTGCTTATCCATCGTTGCCGCCGCAAGACCCTTGGCGAAACTGCCAGTGACCTTGGAGAGCGAGTCACTGACGCCAAAGACCGATTTTTTGAAGAACGAACCCGCGCCACGGGCGACGCCGAGACCAAAGTCCTCGGGTTTGTCAGACATGATGAGCCCTTGGTAGGGTTCGTAAAAGATGTCGGCGAAGCCAGAGCTGATATTGTTGAACAGACCGACTGGGTTACCGAGGAAGTCGGCACTGCCCAAAATCTTGTGAACTTGGTACAGTGCTTCTTGGCTGTAGTGGTTCGAGATGTTCTGGATCAGGATCGGGATTGAAACACGGACGTTCTCCAGCATCAAGGCGTTGAACCGGATGGGCGCATCGTTGATGTTTCCAATGGCCATGGTCATGACATTGAAGAAGAACATGACAGGGTTCCGCGACGAAGTCTTGTCTTCGGCATTGACACGCTCCGTGCGCACAAAAGACAGATCAAGCTGCATGGGCTGAATGTTGAGAACCTCAAAGTAGATGTCCTTGCcggactgctgctgcttgggctGCGGGACGTCAATGTTGTCATCGCAGAGcttgtcctcctcgacaGTGTCTGACCACGAAGCCCCCGGAATCTTGGAGTACTCCAACACCGCATAGATGAAGTCTTCGTCGAGTTCGACAGTCATCTCTTGCAAGAGAATGGTAGCGTACTTGATGTACTCGACGCCATAAGAATCATCCTTGACACGAGTGACCATCGCGTGCAGCGACGGGTGAGCGTCAACTTCCTGGGCGCGCTTCGGAACCACGCTGGGGTAGAGAATCATGGGGAAGATGCCGCCATAGAGTTGGTTGTCAATCTGGATCCACTTGACAGCCAGGCTGATAGTCTGGTAGAGAGGCGAGTCACTGTACCGAAGCGCCACATCACGGAAGGTGATGTAAGCCAACTCCTTCAGCTGTGAGTTGATGAGGGATACGCCAATGCCAGACAGACGCAGCTGCGCCCTAAAGGTAGTGCCTGTATCCAACTCCTTGGCCTCGAAGCCTTCGCGACTGGTGGTGGATCCTGCGTTGGACTTTTGCCGGTACAAACTCTTGGACTGCTTAAAGTTGGACAGGATGAGAGTCTGTGTCGGGCCGTCGGCGGTGACATTGATGTCAATGATCTTGGACTGCCCGTTGGTGCCAATAAACTTCATGGGCATCAAGTTTCCAATCTCGGCCAGCTTAACATAGCGCTCCTTGTTGTAAGCACTGATGCAAACCTCCTTGTGCTTCGCGGCTGGGAAGTCCCAGGCATAGGGCATGATGCTCCTGGGTGGCAGACGGTAGCGCACAGGCCTCCAGCCAGACCGGTCCTCGGTGCCATCCTCATCGATATTGGGGTTGACCTGATAAAAGGTGAACTCGGTGTCACTCTCATTGCGCATGGAGAAGGGCCAGGCCTTTTGCTCCATGGACAGGTTGAGGAATATGGTGGCATCCTCCATGAGAATGTCAACCCGGACGAGGCGCTGACGCTGACCAGCCTTGGCAATCTTGATGTGAGTTGTGCCGAGATCTGAGATGTTGAAAGGTGCTGTCCATTGGTTGTCGACACCAGGATGGCACATGCAAAGTTGCTTCACATGACCTCTGTTGAGAAAGTGTAATGGCCGGAAGGCACCACTCTTGAGCGAGATAAGGCCAGATGAGCTGGGCTCCCGGATGTTGATGTCTTCCCCAAGCTTGTTTTGGATGACATATCTTGGCGCCAGGGTAACCGTCTTGATCATCTTGTACTTGCCCTGACCCGACTCGACAGTAACACCAAGATGGATCTCGGCATTCCGTGTTGGAGAGTTGAGCACAACTTCCGACGTGCTCCCGATCGCGTCAAAGCTCTGCGGCTTACTCCACTCCGAGTCGCCGACCTTGAGTAGAGCACGATTGCGGTGGTCGTCACTATTGAAGGAGAACATCATGGGCTTGGTCTTGCGGTGGCTTTCGTTGCCAATGTCGATGAGTGCCTGACCCGCCGCAGCCTTGGCCTGTTGCATGAAGCCCTTGGAACGGACGCTGACATCCATACCCGTCTTGTTGAGCACGACGTAGGGGCTGTACACGGTGACCTTGAACGCACCACCGCTGTCTGGAATACGATAGTAGTGCAGCCGCAGGTTGAGCGCCATACCAGCATCGTCCTTGCAAACGAGATGTGTTTCCTTCTTGAAGTCATCGGTGGCCCCAgcgttgatgatggcaaaCTCGCTCGGCTTGAACACAGTGTCCTGCATATCGACACTGAGGAGCAAGAGGTGCGACAGCTCGACAACGTGGACAGGGCTGACGCCGCCCTTGCGCAAGAAGTTAGACCAGTCCTTCTTGGTGTTCTTGTCGTATATCCTATACTTGAAGTCATAAGGCAGCAAGTTCTCCAAGGTGACTGGTGCTGAGAGTTTGAGACGCATGTATGGGTAGTTCCTGCGATGGTCAGTTATTGCGTTGCAAAAGCGCAGGTACTGCGACAACATACCTAGTCATGGGGTTTGCCTTGTCGAAGCGAGCAGACATCTGGAAATAGAATGGCTCCGCATGGTCCCCCTTGCACACCATCGTCTTGGTTGGCCGCTTAAGCAAGTCCCTCCACCATAACGTGTCATTGCTCCATCCATATCCAAATCCAGGATCAGGACGGACAAGCAAACTCTTCAAGTACACAGCCCCAACCGGTGCTGGCCGGCTCTCACCGGGCGCAATCTTCTCAATTTTGAGAAGGTGGCCCTCGTGCGCATCGTACACACCAATCTCGACAGGAATATCCGTCTCGTTCTCAACCAACAATGGACTGCGCAGAGTCACATATTTGACGTTGTCGGTTCCAAGCTCGACGTGGACCAAGAGCTTGTGCAGAACCTGATCAGCCTTTGGCTTCAAGGCATACAAAAACTCGCCCTCTCGAGTTAGGCGAATGTTCTTAACCATGTCGAAGCCACTGCCCTCCAGCTGCACCCCAACGCTGCTAACACCGTTCTCTGCCAGAACATTCTCACGCATCTTCTCCCAGTCCTCAAAACTCCAAGGTGCTTCCTGCCCATCTTCCAGTCTGAGAGACGTCGGCTCTTCACTGCTCTGTCGCTTGGCATGTACAGCAACGTTGAACCCCGTGTGATTGCGGATGCGATATGGTGCTTCAGCACCCCGAGGCTTGGACAAAACATCCTGGTCCTGAgaaaagaaggcgaaggACTTGGACAAGAGAGCAATGCTAGCAGTGGTGACAGTGACATCAAAAGTCCGGTTGGAGGCAACATCAACCGAGGTGACACCAGAGGCCTGGTCACGAGCTACACCAAGACCAACTTGCCAGGGCTCGATCAGAGGCTCCCAGGCGGAATTGGCAAAGTTGTAGATGTTGGTGTACATCTCGATGGATGCCTCCGCCTTGAGGTTGGAAGACCAGTTTGCAGCGGTGCTTGTGAACTTCTTGATGCTCATATCCAGAATGGGAAGTTCGTGCAAATCGCCGATCAGCACTAGACGGACTCCGTCAATGGTGGCAGTGAGCTCTTCGTGTCTAGGAGGCGCCTTGACAATATCATGCGGCACGAGTTGCCCGGACTTGGTGGAACGACCAGAGGTGCTGACACCGCCGACACTCTTCTTGCTTGCCCGTGTTCTCGCAGCGAGGGTGGACCCGCCCTTTCCACTGGCCGATCGTTGCTTCAATCCAGGCGGTGCCTTGAGCTGCTTCGCCTTCTGATCGGAGGCTTTAGCAGTATGATTGTTTGCGGGAGTGCCACCAGACAGCTCAGATGCTTTTGTGATTGTCTGCATCACCAGCAAAATATCTCGGAGCGAGACCCTAAGAATAAGAGGCTCAACATCGACATGGATCTTGGTTGTCTGCGGTTGCGAGCTATCCATGGACATCTGGACGGAGAAGTCGTCAATGATTCTGAGCCGTGAATCGTCGAAGCGGTCCATCCGGCACAGGAACATGCCGCATTGAGATATCTGGAAGGTGAAGGCGTGCTGCTGGGACAGGAGGACTTGCTTCGTTCCCAGCACGAGAGCCTCTGAGCTTGCACTCAATGGGTTGGCGATGAGAATGACTTGGGCATCAACCACGTTGACGCGGTAGGCAAAGGTCAACTTCTTGGGCTCCGGTGCTTTCGGGGCTTCAGCTGGCTTCGACGGAGAGATTCCGCGGCTGCTACTCTGGGAAGGTCTGCCGAGACTAACTTGCATGGAGTCTGCATCGCTCATCTCCTCCGGGCTCTCTATTGGGCTCTTGTCTGGGATAGCAGGTAGCTCGACAACCTGCGTACTAACAGTAATGAACTTCTGCAACGCAAAGAGGTAGTCTAAAGCGAAGATGACACGAGGACTGTCGATAGCAATCATGGCGATGACGTTcctctcctcaccacctgACATCGTGATGCTGGCCATGAACTGTTGGACATCCTTGTTGTTGCTCGTCATGATGCGACGGAACTTGTTGGTCTCGCGATGCCGTGTGTCAAAGATGGTGAAGGCCTGGATAACAAGTTCAGCCTCGAGACTCCCATTCGAGTCCATCCGGGTCTTAATAACGCTTGAATCTAGGCTAAACTTGGAAAGACTGGCAGCGTCCATATCGCCAACTGGGGCATCTTCCGGGGCACGAATCAACTCCAAGCCAATGGTGTTGACCGTGAAGACAAGGTCCAACTTCGTCCAGGCCTGGCCGTGAGTGCCAAGTTCAGGGCCCATGTCGATGAGCTTCTCGTTGCTACTCTCGCTATTAAAGCCAGTCATGGTCCTAGCACGCTCCAGAGTAGCATCGTCGACGTCACGCTCAGCCTCCTCGTCACTCTgctcagcaccaccagcaaagGCGGCAGGCACAGACCTGGACAGCTCAAGAAGAGAATTGAGCTGGTAGGGAGTGATGCGGAGGTTGAAGTCAGTCATGGTTCCCTCAATGTCAAAGTCGGGCCGCTTGACGCCCTCCTTGTGCTCGGCGTACGTGACCTTAAACTCGAGATCAACGTGGTCGATCAGTTCCAACTCCTCCGAGCGGTCACCAGTGTAGTGGAAGTTGGAAGTCAGACGAATATTGCGGATACCAGCAGACAGCTTCATGGCAATATCTGCGTTCTCCGAATCGTCAAGCGGGGCAAACTTGTTCTGGGCATAGATCTCTCCCAGGTAGGCCGTGATGACGTCTCGCTTCGGCCTTTCGGGCATCACAACTCGAGGGAAGACAACaatgggggtgttgatgacAACGTCGAACTTTATCCGACTTGACGTCTGTTGCAGCTGGTTGGCCTGGTTAGCCGCAGCCTGACGAGCAGCATTGTAGATGGCTTGCATTTTGCCAAACTTGACGAGGAAGTCCACAATCTTCCGGAAAGGCTCTTCAAGGAAATTGACCTTGACGGAACCGGCACGCAAGAAGATGGACGAGTCATAGCCTGGGTACAGCTCCGGCTTGAGTGGATCAAAAGTCTCGTACCGGAAATTGGCGAGCTCTTTGCCCTGGATTGTTACCAGTTGACGAAGACTAGAGTCTTCTGAAACACCCTGGTTGACATCGTCCACCAGAGTCAGGTCGCcgagcttggtgttgacCCGCATGGTTCTGCCAAGAAGGAAGACTCCAACATCGGCATGGTTGAACGACAGAGTGGCCAGCCGGATCCCATCATTATTCAGGATCATGCGAATACTCTTGAGATCAACCTTGACCCGGATTGCCCCGGCCTCCTGCTGGAGCTCTTCCTCTGGGGGGACCACTTCCACATCAACTTCCGAGTCATCGTCGGTAATAGCTTTTTGTGTACTGGCGTTGTTGCTTGCATTGTTATTGGTGAAggtgacgaggatgaagtCGAGCAGCGTGAGAAGAGTCTTGCGCGTGACGACGAGATTGATGGTGGAGACGGCGACATCCACGTTGGTCTCGATGCCTTCATAAACACTCATGAACTCTGGCGACTCCTTCTTGACCCTAACAAACTTGACATGAACCAGGTTTCTCGCTTGCTGGCGATCTTCTACATCACCAGACGACACGATGGACTTGAACTCGGCGGAAGGGTTATCCACAAAGTCGTCGACGGTCACTGAACCCAGTGCCACTTCAGCTGCCATGTCATAGGGCCGAAGGTAGTACTCAACACCAAAGTGTTCGGCCACGAGTTCCACAAGAAGCTGATCTGGGCGTTTCTTGTCAGGATCGCTGCGGTAAAGTGACCCCCTGAGCTGGTCAACTGTGAACTTGAACTCGAATATCCGTTGCTGGAGCTTCAACTGGTCCTTAGCAGAGGTGTCTTTGGCGTCTTCAAACTTGTCGTTATCATCATCCAAGTCGTCGTCGTTCAAGATGATGGCTTGCTGAGCGGAGGGGAACTGGAGAAGCTGAGTAGACGGCGCACGGTCCGCCCACCGCTGTGACCGTGACGAGGCATTGCTGGCGAGACGGGGTCGCTTGGGGCGGGTTTCCAGTGACGTTTGTGTCTGGTCACCATCAAACTTGGGTATCGCGACTTCGATGATTCGCATGAGAGTCTTGTACTTGGCATCCGATGCGCTGACATGTAGCACGGGGAGATGACCAGACACTCTGAGCTTCGTGAGGTTCGGAgctttggggatgatggacgTCTCGACAACAAAATTGACGTTGATCTTGTCAACAATGTGAAGCTTTTGACGTTCGTCCTTCTCTACCAGCTGTTGTTTCGTCTCCTTAATAGAGGGTCCAATCAAGACCTGAGTGGATGTGAGCTTGACCAAGAACCGATCATACATGAGAGATTCCAGCCGCTTAAAGTCTTCGTCTGTGTAGCTCTGGTTCTGCTTGGACTGGACCTCCTTCATCGTATCCCTGTCCACTAGCTCGCTGGTCAGGCTGATGTGACCGGCATCCAGAATCAGGCATGTCGACTTCTTGTTGGTAATGCTCTCGGGGATGATGATAAGGGGCGCTTGCAAGTCGAGCTTGGCATTGACAGTCTTGTGTTCCTCCAAGGCAAACTCCAGACCTGCTCTCGTCTGCTCCCGAAGGCCCTCCACCGTAGCACCAGCTGTCTCCATGAGCGCGTTGATGGACTCCATGTGCCGGTCTGGTGGCCTGAAGAAGTCGGCCACACCTACGACGACATTGGGATTCCACACAATTTCCAGAGGCTTGAGCTTGGCAGTCACAGCCACATCACCTTGTCCATCCAGAGGGTTCTGCTCGACCTGGAACTGGAAGAATGCCTCGTTACcgttcttctccagctcagcGATGGACAGGCGTTTGTCGGGGTCGCTCTCCGGGGCATCCTTGACGCGGACAATCTCCTTGTAGACACTGTTGGGAGTGGTGCCATCGTTGACGCGCAGGCCACCAAGACTGAGGTCAGCCAGGAACGAGTCGGGACGCTTAATACCCTTCGCCTTGAACACATCAAAGTGAAGACTAATCAGATCTCGGGTGTCACCATGAGGACTTTGCTTGAGCGTGAAACTTCCCATGCTAAGAGATGCCTCGAGTTGCATCTTGACAGTGTCCCTCGGTACGTCGACCTCGGCGGCAAGTGCCGTCTTCTCATCCCAGTCGATAACCTCGTAAAGCTCCTTGCGTTGCTCCTCGGTGATCTGGATGTTCTCAGACTCATCCTGCTTCTCTTGATGTTGCGGCTTGGAACCCCACGCCCAGGCCAGCCAGccctgttgttgctgtggttgcgCGGGTGGACGGTTCCTGAGGGCTTCCGCATTCTCCCTCTTAAGCTGGTTACGGGCGAGCGAGCGCCAGAACCGGAGATCCTCGTAATCGAGCTTCCACTCCAGCCTGTTGAGGTCGTCATTCTCCTGGGCTGACAACTGTTGgctctgcttcttctttttgaaCAACTCAATGTACCGCCTCCTGTCATCCCTGCGCTCTTTGAAGTAGTCCCAGGACCAACGCCTGTTGCGCTCGTGGATCTTGCTCAGCACAGCATTGCCGGCAAACTGGAGCCATGCGCGCGGATCCTCTTTTGGTCTGACTCCCTTGGGCTGGTATTTCTTGTACTCTTGATGTCGAATAAAGTAATGGAAGAggtccaccatcatcagcgcATCACGGTATTGCTGGTCATCCAACACAAGACCAATTTCATCAAACAGCAGGTTGCCCTTGAACTTGGGCACCTGTCGACTTCCGGTCTTGTCGAGCTCGATCTTGGCCTGGCCGGAAACAGGCTTCAGGATGAACTGATGCGTGCCAGATTGGTCGTTCTCCCCGCTCACAATCATGGACCTGAAGTTGGCGAGCATCTCGTCATGTGGCGTCACCTCGGTATCAGGCGTCGATAACTCCCTCCCAGGACCCATAAGCTTTGTGTCTGTATTCCAGTATACCGCTAATGACTCCAACGTCGCGAGCTTGTGTGTCGTATGGCTTGAGTCCTGGATGAAGGTGGGTGTCCATTGCCCGTCTGTGCTGATAGCGCTGAACTCT is from Podospora pseudopauciseta strain CBS 411.78 chromosome 5 map unlocalized CBS411.78m_5.2, whole genome shotgun sequence and encodes:
- the VPS13 gene encoding Vacuolar protein sorting-associated protein 13 (EggNog:ENOG503NVAS; COG:U; BUSCO:EOG09260075), which produces MLEGLVAGLLNRFLGMYVKNFDPTQLKVGIWSGDVKLRNLELRREALDQLKLPINVIEGHLGELTLVIPWSNLRGAPVKIFIEDVFLLASPKEEAEYNEEEEERRKQRIKMEKLDSAELLKERSQEGLSQEEQKRTQSFTESLVTKIVDNLQITVKNIHVRYEDAISAPGHPFALGITLEEFSAISTDGQWTPTFIQDSSHTTHKLATLESLAVYWNTDTKLMGPGRELSTPDTEVTPHDEMLANFRSMIVSGENDQSGTHQFILKPVSGQAKIELDKTGSRQVPKFKGNLLFDEIGLVLDDQQYRDALMMVDLFHYFIRHQEYKKYQPKGVRPKEDPRAWLQFAGNAVLSKIHERNRRWSWDYFKERRDDRRRYIELFKKKKQSQQLSAQENDDLNRLEWKLDYEDLRFWRSLARNQLKRENAEALRNRPPAQPQQQQGWLAWAWGSKPQHQEKQDESENIQITEEQRKELYEVIDWDEKTALAAEVDVPRDTVKMQLEASLSMGSFTLKQSPHGDTRDLISLHFDVFKAKGIKRPDSFLADLSLGGLRVNDGTTPNSVYKEIVRVKDAPESDPDKRLSIAELEKNGNEAFFQFQVEQNPLDGQGDVAVTAKLKPLEIVWNPNVVVGVADFFRPPDRHMESINALMETAGATVEGLREQTRAGLEFALEEHKTVNAKLDLQAPLIIIPESITNKKSTCLILDAGHISLTSELVDRDTMKEVQSKQNQSYTDEDFKRLESLMYDRFLVKLTSTQVLIGPSIKETKQQLVEKDERQKLHIVDKINVNFVVETSIIPKAPNLTKLRVSGHLPVLHVSASDAKYKTLMRIIEVAIPKFDGDQTQTSLETRPKRPRLASNASSRSQRWADRAPSTQLLQFPSAQQAIILNDDDLDDDNDKFEDAKDTSAKDQLKLQQRIFEFKFTVDQLRGSLYRSDPDKKRPDQLLVELVAEHFGVEYYLRPYDMAAEVALGSVTVDDFVDNPSAEFKSIVSSGDVEDRQQARNLVHVKFVRVKKESPEFMSVYEGIETNVDVAVSTINLVVTRKTLLTLLDFILVTFTNNNASNNASTQKAITDDDSEVDVEVVPPEEELQQEAGAIRVKVDLKSIRMILNNDGIRLATLSFNHADVGVFLLGRTMRVNTKLGDLTLVDDVNQGVSEDSSLRQLVTIQGKELANFRYETFDPLKPELYPGYDSSIFLRAGSVKVNFLEEPFRKIVDFLVKFGKMQAIYNAARQAAANQANQLQQTSSRIKFDVVINTPIVVFPRVVMPERPKRDVITAYLGEIYAQNKFAPLDDSENADIAMKLSAGIRNIRLTSNFHYTGDRSEELELIDHVDLEFKVTYAEHKEGVKRPDFDIEGTMTDFNLRITPYQLNSLLELSRSVPAAFAGGAEQSDEEAERDVDDATLERARTMTGFNSESSNEKLIDMGPELGTHGQAWTKLDLVFTVNTIGLELIRAPEDAPVGDMDAASLSKFSLDSSVIKTRMDSNGSLEAELVIQAFTIFDTRHRETNKFRRIMTSNNKDVQQFMASITMSGGEERNVIAMIAIDSPRVIFALDYLFALQKFITVSTQVVELPAIPDKSPIESPEEMSDADSMQVSLGRPSQSSSRGISPSKPAEAPKAPEPKKLTFAYRVNVVDAQVILIANPLSASSEALVLGTKQVLLSQQHAFTFQISQCGMFLCRMDRFDDSRLRIIDDFSVQMSMDSSQPQTTKIHVDVEPLILRVSLRDILLVMQTITKASELSGGTPANNHTAKASDQKAKQLKAPPGLKQRSASGKGGSTLAARTRASKKSVGGVSTSGRSTKSGQLVPHDIVKAPPRHEELTATIDGVRLVLIGDLHELPILDMSIKKFTSTAANWSSNLKAEASIEMYTNIYNFANSAWEPLIEPWQVGLGVARDQASGVTSVDVASNRTFDVTVTTASIALLSKSFAFFSQDQDVLSKPRGAEAPYRIRNHTGFNVAVHAKRQSSEEPTSLRLEDGQEAPWSFEDWEKMRENVLAENGVSSVGVQLEGSGFDMVKNIRLTREGEFLYALKPKADQVLHKLLVHVELGTDNVKYVTLRSPLLVENETDIPVEIGVYDAHEGHLLKIEKIAPGESRPAPVGAVYLKSLLVRPDPGFGYGWSNDTLWWRDLLKRPTKTMVCKGDHAEPFYFQMSARFDKANPMTRNYPYMRLKLSAPVTLENLLPYDFKYRIYDKNTKKDWSNFLRKGGVSPVHVVELSHLLLLSVDMQDTVFKPSEFAIINAGATDDFKKETHLVCKDDAGMALNLRLHYYRIPDSGGAFKVTVYSPYVVLNKTGMDVSVRSKGFMQQAKAAAGQALIDIGNESHRKTKPMMFSFNSDDHRNRALLKVGDSEWSKPQSFDAIGSTSEVVLNSPTRNAEIHLGVTVESGQGKYKMIKTVTLAPRYVIQNKLGEDINIREPSSSGLISLKSGAFRPLHFLNRGHVKQLCMCHPGVDNQWTAPFNISDLGTTHIKIAKAGQRQRLVRVDILMEDATIFLNLSMEQKAWPFSMRNESDTEFTFYQVNPNIDEDGTEDRSGWRPVRYRLPPRSIMPYAWDFPAAKHKEVCISAYNKERYVKLAEIGNLMPMKFIGTNGQSKIIDINVTADGPTQTLILSNFKQSKSLYRQKSNAGSTTSREGFEAKELDTGTTFRAQLRLSGIGVSLINSQLKELAYITFRDVALRYSDSPLYQTISLAVKWIQIDNQLYGGIFPMILYPSVVPKRAQEVDAHPSLHAMVTRVKDDSYGVEYIKYATILLQEMTVELDEDFIYAVLEYSKIPGASWSDTVEEDKLCDDNIDVPQPKQQQSGKDIYFEVLNIQPMQLDLSFVRTERVNAEDKTSSRNPVMFFFNVMTMAIGNINDAPIRFNALMLENVRVSIPILIQNISNHYSQEALYQVHKILGSADFLGNPVGLFNNISSGFADIFYEPYQGLIMSDKPEDFGLGVARGAGSFFKKSVFGVSDSLSKVTGSFAKGLAAATMDKQFQDRRRITRARNRPKHAIYGVTAGANSLFTSVASGVGGLARKPLEGAEQEGALGFFKGIGKGVVGLATKPAIGVLDFASNISEGVRNTTTVFDGSELDRVRLPRYIPADGIVRPYSQREALGQSWLKQVDNGKYFDEQYIAHLELPTEDMVVMVTYSRILLIRSRRLQTEWDVPLKDIQTIAKERTGLSLTLRGGTNGPFIPIGEESGRTFIYRMVAVAVEEFNRRFRGLE